The following proteins are co-located in the Vigna unguiculata cultivar IT97K-499-35 chromosome 9, ASM411807v1, whole genome shotgun sequence genome:
- the LOC114162711 gene encoding pectinesterase inhibitor 3-like, with product MHLQISLSMLLLSVFLTSPTLFTTAAQSKPQDLLRSSCVHARYPRLCLRTLSHYPGPANTPLDMARAALRVSLAHTRRTSKFLHTLSKGGAAAMSKRQRSALRDCTEQISDSVDQLRRSLDELQHLRAETFRWQMSNAQTWVSAALTDGDTCLDGFAGNARPDVKRRVNDVARVTSNALYMINRLGQSRTGKPKSKPRPRPSPGLIVSKN from the coding sequence ATGCACCTCCAAATCTCACTCTCAATGCTTCTACTCTCTGTTTTCTTAACATCTCCAACGCTTTTCACCACCGCAGCACAGAGCAAGCCGCAGGATCTACTCCGATCCTCCTGCGTCCACGCACGCTACCCGCGTCTGTGCCTGCGCACCCTCTCGCACTACCCGGGGCCCGCCAACACGCCCCTCGACATGGCCCGAGCCGCGCTCAGGGTCAGCCTGGCCCACACCCGCCGGACCTCCAAGTTCCTGCACACGCTGTCCAAAGGCGGCGCCGCCGCCATGAGCAAGCGGCAGCGCTCCGCGCTGCGAGACTGCACTGAGCAGATCTCGGACTCCGTGGACCAGCTCCGGCGGAGCCTCGACGAGTTACAACACCTACGCGCCGAGACCTTCCGCTGGCAAATGAGCAACGCACAGACGTGGGTGAGCGCTGCCCTCACCGACGGCGACACTTGCCTCGACGGCTTCGCCGGCAATGCCAGGCCCGACGTCAAACGCAGGGTGAACGACGTTGCCAGGGTCACCAGCAATGCTCTGTATATGATTAATCGACTCGGTCAAAGTAGGACCGGAAAGCCCAAGTCCAAGCCCAGACCCAGACCAAGCCCAGGCCTGATCGTCTCAAAGAATTGA